A region of Halosolutus amylolyticus DNA encodes the following proteins:
- a CDS encoding mRNA surveillance protein pelota produces the protein MQIKDREQVEGGRERVTVVPESVDDLWHLQYVLEPGDRVAGDTTRRIQRNDDQMRDTGGEREHMWVAIAVEDVEFHKFANRLRVGGEIVACSREDQLGFHHTLNVEERDELSIEKYFKPDQEARLEEAEEATENPDVAIATVEEGQAHVHTVAQYGTEERATITGPTGKGEYARDRSELFSELGDVLKRQDADAIILAGPGFTKQDAYKYLEDNEPEVAENVTMVDTAAVGDRGVHEVLKRGAVADVQQETRIEREAEYIDELTERIAQGAKAAYGPEEVEQAAEFGAIERLLILDDRLRKERGPDGEWEIDVDDVVRTTEQKGGEVTVFSSEFPPGQQLSNLGGIAALLRYRLD, from the coding sequence ATGCAGATCAAAGACCGGGAACAGGTCGAGGGCGGGCGCGAGCGGGTCACCGTCGTCCCCGAGAGCGTCGACGACCTCTGGCACCTCCAGTACGTCCTCGAGCCCGGCGATCGCGTCGCGGGCGATACGACCCGACGCATCCAGCGCAACGACGACCAGATGCGCGACACCGGCGGGGAGCGCGAACACATGTGGGTCGCGATCGCGGTCGAGGACGTCGAGTTCCACAAGTTCGCCAACCGCCTGCGGGTCGGCGGCGAGATCGTCGCCTGTTCCCGCGAGGATCAACTCGGCTTCCACCACACGCTGAACGTCGAGGAGCGTGACGAACTCTCGATCGAGAAGTACTTCAAACCGGATCAGGAGGCTCGCCTGGAGGAGGCCGAGGAGGCGACGGAGAACCCGGACGTCGCGATCGCGACCGTCGAGGAGGGGCAGGCCCACGTCCACACGGTCGCCCAGTACGGCACCGAGGAGCGGGCGACCATCACCGGTCCCACGGGCAAGGGCGAGTACGCCCGCGATCGATCGGAACTGTTCTCCGAACTCGGCGACGTCCTGAAGCGCCAGGACGCGGACGCGATCATCCTCGCCGGTCCGGGCTTTACGAAACAGGACGCGTACAAGTACCTCGAGGACAACGAACCGGAGGTCGCCGAGAACGTCACGATGGTCGACACGGCGGCCGTCGGCGATCGGGGCGTCCACGAGGTCCTCAAGCGCGGCGCGGTCGCGGACGTCCAGCAGGAGACCCGCATCGAGCGCGAGGCCGAGTACATCGACGAACTCACGGAGCGCATCGCCCAGGGCGCGAAGGCGGCCTACGGCCCGGAGGAGGTCGAGCAGGCCGCGGAGTTCGGCGCGATCGAGCGACTGTTGATCCTCGACGATCGGCTCCGGAAGGAACGCGGCCCGGACGGCGAGTGGGAGATCGACGTCGACGACGTCGTCCGCACGACTGAGCAGAAAGGCGGCGAGGTGACGGTCTTCTCGAGCGAGTTCCCGCCCGGCCAGCAGCTGTCGAACCTGGGGGGAATCGCGGCACTGTTGCGATACCGCCTCGATTGA
- a CDS encoding zinc-dependent alcohol dehydrogenase family protein — translation MRAAVLEEYGEPLSIEDVDPPDPAPHGAVVDVEACGICRSDWHAWQGHGEWADDQVPIGQILGHEPAGRVARVGDRVDRLSVGDRVVIPFNLGEGGCPQCRTGHGNVCEDGYALGFESSVPGAFAEQVHVPHAAFNLTRLPADVSPTEAAALGCRYVTAFHALAHRVDLAGGDWVAVHGCGGLGLAAVQIATALGGTVVAVDVREEPLAMAIDLGAEATIDASDCADVPAEIEAITDGGAHVSVDALGRAETCRNSLDCLGIRGTHVQLGLTTDAERGEVPLPIDEITRWDVTVVGSRGMPPSRYDELLRMIDAGRLAPEKLVTRRVGLADVSDRLAAMTDYETRGVEVVTEF, via the coding sequence ATGCGCGCTGCAGTGCTCGAGGAGTACGGCGAACCGCTCTCGATCGAGGACGTCGATCCGCCCGACCCCGCTCCGCACGGGGCCGTCGTCGACGTCGAGGCGTGTGGCATCTGTCGGAGCGACTGGCACGCCTGGCAGGGCCACGGCGAGTGGGCCGACGATCAGGTGCCGATCGGACAGATCCTCGGTCACGAACCCGCGGGTCGGGTGGCCCGCGTCGGTGACCGGGTGGATCGACTCTCGGTCGGCGATCGGGTGGTGATTCCGTTCAACCTCGGCGAGGGTGGCTGTCCCCAGTGTCGGACCGGCCACGGAAACGTCTGCGAGGACGGCTACGCGCTCGGGTTCGAATCCAGCGTCCCAGGCGCGTTCGCCGAGCAGGTCCACGTCCCACACGCGGCGTTCAACCTGACTCGACTTCCGGCCGACGTCTCGCCGACGGAGGCGGCCGCACTCGGCTGTCGGTACGTGACCGCGTTCCACGCGCTCGCACACCGCGTCGACCTCGCCGGCGGCGACTGGGTCGCCGTCCACGGCTGTGGCGGCCTCGGACTGGCCGCGGTCCAGATCGCGACGGCCCTCGGCGGGACCGTCGTCGCCGTCGACGTGCGCGAAGAGCCGCTCGCGATGGCGATCGATCTGGGTGCCGAAGCGACGATCGACGCGTCCGACTGCGCGGACGTCCCTGCAGAAATCGAGGCGATCACGGACGGCGGGGCACACGTCTCCGTCGACGCGCTCGGTCGCGCCGAGACGTGCCGGAACAGCCTCGACTGTCTCGGGATCCGGGGGACCCACGTCCAGCTCGGACTGACGACCGACGCCGAGCGCGGCGAGGTCCCGCTCCCGATCGACGAGATCACCCGGTGGGACGTCACGGTCGTCGGCTCGCGCGGGATGCCGCCTTCCCGGTACGACGAACTCCTGCGAATGATCGATGCGGGCCGACTCGCGCCCGAGAAACTGGTTACGCGGCGCGTCGGACTCGCGGACGTCTCGGATCGACTCGCGGCGATGACCGACTACGAGACGCGGGGCGTGGAAGTCGTCACCGAGTTCTAA
- a CDS encoding TrmB family transcriptional regulator, with protein MSGDESDALEAFERLGLTSYEAKVFIGLHRIGSGTARDVARVVDVPRSQVYGVAETLEERGLLEVQQSNPIRYRPVSVDEAREILRDRFETEQERAFEYVENVREEPNGEEEQEDIWTVRGSDRVDDRVVDLLSSADRRIVFGTRLPELLTDDIAATLEERAAAGVDVVGVSGTEGVRDRLGRLEGVDAFAPPTHRQDDDRSGRIAIVDDDAVLLSVVDDDGCETAIWSSGSLFASVLVQLIQVDEKTLLESR; from the coding sequence GTGAGCGGCGACGAGTCAGACGCTCTCGAAGCCTTCGAGCGCCTCGGCCTCACGAGCTACGAGGCCAAGGTCTTCATCGGCCTGCACCGAATCGGCTCGGGGACGGCCCGCGACGTCGCCCGGGTCGTCGACGTCCCGCGATCGCAGGTGTACGGCGTCGCCGAAACCCTCGAAGAGCGGGGATTGCTCGAGGTCCAGCAATCGAACCCCATCCGCTACCGGCCGGTGAGCGTCGACGAGGCCCGCGAGATCCTGCGCGATCGGTTCGAGACCGAACAGGAGCGAGCCTTCGAGTACGTCGAGAACGTCCGCGAGGAGCCAAACGGCGAGGAAGAACAGGAGGACATCTGGACGGTCCGGGGGAGCGACCGGGTCGACGACCGCGTCGTCGACCTCCTCTCCAGTGCGGATCGGCGGATCGTCTTCGGCACGCGCCTGCCGGAACTGCTCACCGACGACATCGCGGCGACGCTCGAAGAGCGCGCCGCGGCGGGCGTCGACGTCGTCGGTGTCAGCGGGACCGAGGGGGTCCGCGATCGGCTCGGTCGACTCGAGGGCGTCGACGCATTCGCGCCGCCCACCCATCGCCAGGACGACGATCGATCGGGCCGGATCGCCATCGTCGACGACGACGCGGTCCTGCTCTCGGTCGTCGACGACGACGGGTGCGAGACCGCGATCTGGAGTTCCGGATCGCTGTTCGCGTCGGTGTTGGTCCAGCTCATCCAGGTGGACGAGAAGACGCTGCTGGAGTCGCGTTGA
- the rqcH gene encoding ribosome rescue protein RqcH, with amino-acid sequence MDPKRELTSVDLAALVQELGTYEGAKVDKAYLYGDDLVRLKMRDFDRGRLELLLEVGEVKRAHTVSPERVPDAPGRPPQFAMMLRNRLSGADFAGVEQYEFDRILEFVFEREDGTTRIIVELFGQGNVAVTDGEYEVIDCLETVRLKSRTVVPGSRYEFPDTRTNPLTVSREAFDREMDDSDTDVVRTLATQLNFGGLYAEELCTRAGVEKGLDIADATEDDYRRVYEAIERLALDIRNGNFEPRIYREEGDEDDGNEGAGDAADGPVVDVTPFPLEEHERQDLLAEPTDSFLAALDDYFFELALEDEEEVDPTDQKPDFEAEIAKHKRIIEQQEGAIEGFEQQAEAQRENAELLYANYGLVDDILSTIQEARAQDRSWDEIEERFAEGAERGIEAAEAVVDVDGSEGTVTVEIDGERIDLFAHDGVEQNADRLYTEAKRIEEKKEGALAAIEDTREDLKAVERRKERWEAEDGAPDEGEDDGEDEDRDWLALSSVPIRENEPWYDRFRWFHTSDDFLVIGGRNADQNEELVKKYLERGDRVLHTQAHGGPVTVVKATDPSEASSGDIEIPESSIEEAAQFAVSYSSVWKDGRYAGDVYAVDSDQVSKTPESGEYLEKGGFAVRGDRTYYDDTPVGVAVGIQCEPWTRVIGGPPSAIEGQAETTIEIEPGRYAQGDAAKRIYRRFRERFEDESFVRKIASPDRIQHFMPPGGSRIAEE; translated from the coding sequence ATGGATCCCAAGCGGGAACTCACGAGCGTCGACCTCGCCGCCCTCGTCCAGGAGCTGGGCACCTACGAGGGCGCGAAGGTCGACAAGGCCTATCTCTACGGCGACGACCTGGTCCGGCTCAAGATGCGGGACTTCGATCGGGGCCGGCTGGAACTGTTGCTCGAGGTGGGCGAGGTCAAACGCGCTCACACCGTCTCGCCCGAACGCGTGCCGGATGCCCCCGGTAGACCGCCGCAGTTCGCGATGATGCTCCGCAATCGCCTCTCCGGGGCGGACTTCGCGGGGGTCGAACAGTACGAGTTCGATCGCATCCTCGAGTTCGTCTTCGAGCGCGAGGACGGGACGACCCGCATCATCGTGGAACTGTTCGGCCAGGGCAACGTCGCCGTCACCGACGGCGAGTACGAGGTGATCGACTGCCTCGAGACCGTCCGGCTCAAGTCTCGCACCGTGGTCCCCGGCTCTCGCTACGAGTTCCCCGACACGCGGACGAACCCGCTGACGGTCTCTCGCGAGGCGTTCGATCGCGAGATGGACGACTCCGACACGGACGTCGTCCGGACGCTCGCGACCCAGTTGAACTTCGGCGGCCTCTACGCGGAGGAACTCTGTACCCGCGCCGGCGTCGAGAAAGGGCTCGACATCGCCGACGCGACCGAGGACGACTACCGGCGGGTGTACGAGGCGATCGAACGGCTCGCGCTCGACATCCGCAACGGGAACTTCGAGCCCCGGATTTACCGCGAAGAGGGCGACGAAGACGACGGGAACGAGGGGGCCGGCGACGCGGCCGACGGCCCGGTCGTCGACGTCACGCCGTTCCCGCTCGAAGAGCACGAGCGCCAGGACCTGCTCGCCGAGCCGACCGACAGCTTCCTCGCGGCGCTGGACGACTACTTCTTCGAACTCGCGCTCGAGGACGAGGAGGAGGTCGATCCGACCGACCAGAAACCCGACTTCGAGGCCGAGATCGCCAAACACAAGCGAATCATCGAGCAACAGGAGGGTGCGATCGAGGGGTTCGAACAGCAGGCCGAGGCCCAGCGGGAGAACGCCGAGTTGCTCTACGCCAACTACGGCCTCGTCGACGACATCCTCTCGACGATCCAGGAGGCCCGCGCCCAGGATCGATCGTGGGACGAGATCGAGGAGCGGTTCGCGGAGGGGGCCGAACGGGGCATCGAGGCCGCCGAGGCGGTCGTCGACGTCGACGGGAGCGAGGGGACGGTGACGGTCGAAATCGACGGCGAGCGGATCGACCTGTTCGCCCACGACGGCGTCGAGCAGAACGCCGATCGGCTCTACACCGAGGCCAAACGGATCGAGGAGAAAAAAGAGGGTGCGCTGGCGGCGATCGAGGACACCCGGGAGGACCTAAAGGCGGTCGAGCGCCGGAAGGAACGGTGGGAAGCCGAGGACGGCGCGCCCGACGAGGGCGAGGACGACGGCGAGGACGAGGACCGGGACTGGCTCGCCCTGTCGTCCGTCCCGATTCGGGAGAACGAGCCCTGGTACGATCGGTTCCGGTGGTTCCACACGAGCGACGACTTCCTCGTCATCGGCGGACGAAACGCCGACCAGAACGAGGAACTGGTGAAGAAGTACCTCGAACGCGGCGACAGAGTGCTTCACACGCAGGCCCACGGCGGTCCCGTCACGGTCGTCAAGGCGACGGACCCGAGCGAGGCCTCCTCGGGCGACATCGAGATTCCCGAGTCGAGCATCGAGGAGGCCGCCCAGTTCGCCGTCTCCTACTCGTCGGTCTGGAAGGACGGCCGCTACGCGGGCGACGTCTACGCCGTCGACTCGGATCAGGTCTCGAAGACGCCCGAGAGCGGTGAGTACCTCGAGAAGGGCGGCTTCGCGGTGCGCGGCGATCGGACCTACTACGACGACACGCCGGTCGGCGTCGCGGTCGGCATCCAGTGTGAGCCGTGGACGCGCGTGATCGGCGGCCCGCCGTCGGCGATCGAGGGACAGGCCGAGACGACGATCGAGATCGAACCGGGCCGGTACGCGCAGGGGGACGCCGCAAAACGAATTTACCGGCGCTTCCGCGAGCGGTTCGAGGACGAGTCGTTCGTCCGCAAGATCGCCAGCCCGGACCGGATCCAGCACTTCATGCCGCCGGGCGGGAGCCGGATCGCCGAGGAGTGA
- a CDS encoding MMPL family transporter — protein MSLPDRIANLITTHSAIVLAALVLTTALVGAGAPMVDDQSSLDQYESDSPEGEALEYADENFSTDDQENTTTVQVIVRGNDVLTKDSLLSSLEFQQELRDNESINSTLVDDEAIVGVENLVATTAIREEQAENLSERGEELENRSAELNETAAELNETAEELEQRSAELNETADDLEAALNRTVGIETEYAELNASYEAGEITQQEYEQRAADFEDQLDAVYENATADLDDEQAAQFAAAMSNAREIQSSLVEVERAYETGEMNETEYDERSAELEDQLEDVYLQGTQGVLEDEYAQLEEDSEQLEEDFEQLEADSEQLEEDFEELADDREELEEAGQPPLSDQIDRLEGMNESEYEETLTSVLSEDGDQGGDLALRLMPTSYEPGSTDADARMLFVTQSTESGEFQGPGSVDERTTESQLELRELADERDQEMLVFGSGIITDEIDRSMGDSLAIVSPLALLFVVVALLIAYRDPLDIVLGVAGIGAVLIWTFGFMGWTDIAFNQMFVAIPVLLIGLSIDYAIHVFMRHREQRETPRVSDRRTETGGNREQREMPRISGEQTGSEATDVRGSMSVALAGVGVALVWVTATTVIGFLSNLVSPIGPIREFGVVSAFGILAAMIVFGAMIPAAKVEIDSRLEARGIDRRKRAFGTGGGRLADVLSVGAVVARKAPLVVLVVTLVVTAGGVYGATQVDTSFDQEDFLADSPPAWTQDLPEPFKPGEYSAKSDLEYVNDNFQRQDSQAQLLVRGAVTDAETLERVAAAEDDAADSDVAYELASGEADVRSPLSVMEDVAAENESFNESFHAADTDGDDVPDENLEALYDELYEIDDEAASDVLYRSDGEYEAARLVVSIQGDASSAETTEGMRAIAADFDDGDERWSVVATGDPIVNYVVEQDLLDTVLESLLITLVAVFVFLTAAYWLTGNSAMLGAVTLLPVALAVSWILGTMYLIGMPFNVLTGMITSLTIGLGVAYSIHVSARYTLELERQNSVWDAMHTTVTGTGGALLGSAATTVGGFGVLAFAILPVLEQFGIITALTIIYAFVASVLVLPTLLVLWTRYFGPDVPFEAPSPASTRAASDGGRPDDGGDEQ, from the coding sequence GTGAGCCTCCCCGATCGCATCGCGAACCTGATCACGACGCACTCGGCGATCGTCCTCGCCGCGCTCGTGCTGACCACCGCGCTGGTCGGCGCGGGTGCGCCGATGGTCGACGACCAGTCGTCGCTCGACCAGTACGAGAGCGACTCGCCCGAGGGTGAGGCCCTCGAGTACGCGGACGAGAACTTCTCGACCGACGATCAGGAGAACACGACGACGGTACAGGTGATCGTCAGGGGCAACGACGTCCTCACGAAGGACTCACTGCTCTCGTCGCTCGAATTCCAGCAGGAACTCCGGGACAACGAGTCGATCAATTCGACGCTGGTCGACGACGAGGCGATCGTCGGCGTCGAGAACCTCGTGGCGACGACCGCGATCCGCGAGGAGCAGGCCGAGAACCTCTCCGAACGCGGGGAGGAACTCGAAAATCGCAGCGCGGAACTCAACGAGACTGCCGCAGAACTCAACGAGACCGCCGAGGAACTCGAGCAGCGATCGGCCGAACTCAACGAGACCGCCGACGACCTCGAGGCGGCGCTGAACCGGACCGTCGGAATCGAGACGGAGTACGCCGAACTGAACGCCTCCTACGAGGCCGGCGAAATCACCCAGCAGGAGTACGAACAGCGAGCGGCCGACTTCGAAGACCAGCTCGACGCCGTCTACGAGAACGCGACCGCCGACCTCGACGACGAGCAGGCGGCCCAGTTCGCCGCCGCCATGTCGAACGCGCGGGAGATCCAGTCGTCGCTCGTCGAGGTCGAACGGGCGTACGAGACCGGCGAGATGAACGAGACGGAGTACGATGAACGCTCGGCCGAACTCGAGGATCAGCTCGAAGACGTCTACCTCCAGGGCACGCAGGGCGTCCTCGAGGACGAGTACGCGCAACTCGAGGAAGACAGCGAACAGCTCGAGGAAGACTTCGAGCAACTCGAAGCGGACAGCGAACAGCTCGAGGAGGACTTCGAGGAACTCGCGGACGACCGCGAGGAACTCGAGGAAGCCGGCCAGCCGCCGCTTTCCGACCAGATCGATCGGCTCGAGGGGATGAACGAGTCGGAGTACGAGGAGACGCTCACGAGCGTCCTCTCGGAGGACGGCGACCAGGGCGGCGACCTGGCCCTGCGCCTGATGCCGACGTCCTACGAACCGGGATCGACTGACGCGGACGCCCGGATGCTGTTCGTGACGCAGTCGACCGAGAGCGGCGAGTTCCAGGGCCCGGGATCGGTCGACGAACGGACCACCGAGAGCCAGCTCGAACTTCGTGAACTCGCGGACGAGCGCGACCAGGAGATGCTCGTCTTCGGCTCGGGAATCATCACGGACGAGATCGATCGATCGATGGGCGACAGCCTGGCGATCGTCTCGCCGCTCGCCCTGCTGTTCGTCGTCGTCGCGCTGCTGATCGCCTACCGCGATCCGCTCGACATCGTCCTCGGGGTCGCGGGTATCGGGGCGGTGCTGATCTGGACGTTCGGCTTCATGGGCTGGACCGATATCGCGTTCAACCAGATGTTCGTCGCCATTCCCGTGCTCCTGATCGGGCTCTCGATCGACTACGCGATCCACGTCTTCATGCGCCATCGGGAGCAACGCGAGACGCCACGCGTCTCGGATAGGCGAACGGAGACCGGAGGGAACCGTGAGCAACGCGAGATGCCACGCATCTCGGGCGAGCAAACGGGGAGCGAAGCGACCGACGTGCGCGGCTCGATGTCCGTCGCCCTCGCCGGCGTCGGCGTCGCGCTCGTCTGGGTGACGGCGACGACCGTCATCGGCTTCCTCTCGAACCTCGTCAGTCCGATCGGACCGATCCGCGAGTTCGGCGTCGTGAGCGCGTTCGGCATCCTCGCCGCGATGATCGTCTTCGGCGCGATGATCCCCGCGGCGAAAGTCGAGATCGACTCCCGACTCGAGGCGCGCGGGATCGATCGGCGCAAGCGGGCGTTCGGCACCGGCGGCGGTCGACTCGCCGACGTGCTCTCCGTGGGTGCGGTCGTCGCCCGGAAGGCCCCGCTCGTGGTCCTCGTCGTTACCCTGGTGGTGACCGCGGGTGGCGTCTACGGCGCGACCCAGGTGGACACCAGCTTCGACCAGGAGGACTTCCTTGCGGACAGTCCGCCCGCCTGGACCCAGGACCTGCCGGAACCGTTCAAGCCCGGCGAGTACAGCGCGAAGTCCGACCTCGAGTACGTCAACGATAACTTCCAGCGCCAGGACTCCCAGGCACAACTGCTCGTCAGGGGTGCGGTCACCGACGCCGAGACGCTCGAACGGGTGGCGGCGGCCGAGGACGACGCCGCCGACAGCGACGTGGCGTACGAACTGGCGAGCGGCGAGGCCGACGTCCGCAGCCCGCTGTCGGTGATGGAGGACGTCGCGGCAGAGAACGAATCGTTCAACGAATCGTTCCACGCGGCGGATACGGACGGCGACGACGTCCCCGACGAGAACCTCGAGGCGCTGTACGACGAACTCTACGAGATCGACGACGAGGCCGCGAGCGACGTGCTCTACCGCTCCGACGGCGAGTACGAGGCCGCCCGGCTGGTCGTCTCGATCCAGGGCGACGCCTCGAGCGCGGAAACGACCGAGGGAATGCGCGCCATCGCGGCGGACTTCGACGACGGCGACGAGCGCTGGTCCGTGGTGGCGACCGGCGATCCGATCGTGAACTACGTCGTCGAACAGGACCTCCTCGATACGGTGCTCGAGAGCCTGTTGATCACGCTCGTGGCCGTGTTCGTCTTCCTCACGGCCGCGTACTGGCTGACCGGTAACAGTGCGATGCTGGGCGCCGTGACCCTGCTCCCGGTCGCGCTCGCGGTCAGCTGGATCCTCGGGACGATGTACCTGATCGGGATGCCGTTCAACGTCCTGACGGGGATGATCACCAGCCTGACGATCGGGCTCGGCGTCGCCTACAGCATCCACGTCAGCGCCCGGTACACGCTCGAACTCGAGCGCCAGAACTCGGTCTGGGACGCCATGCACACCACGGTGACGGGCACCGGCGGCGCGCTCCTCGGGAGCGCGGCGACCACCGTCGGCGGGTTCGGCGTCCTCGCGTTCGCCATCCTCCCCGTGCTCGAGCAGTTCGGAATCATCACGGCGCTGACGATTATTTACGCCTTCGTCGCGAGCGTGCTCGTCCTGCCGACCCTGCTCGTCCTCTGGACACGGTACTTCGGCCCCGACGTCCCGTTCGAGGCGCCCTCGCCCGCGAGTACGCGGGCTGCAAGCGACGGCGGCCGCCCCGACGATGGAGGTGACGAGCAGTGA
- the tenA gene encoding thiaminase II produces the protein MAFSDTLLEAGADIWEAQLEHPFVRELAAGALDEAAFEHWVKQDYRYLLDYARLFAIAGVKARDEETMTHLLGVAHQVLDHEMDLHREFAADYGISREQLETVEKAPTCVAYTNFLLRTAYEGSVAEIAAALYPCMQGYLDVAEHMADLADEDHRYTPFIEMYTSAEFREATDWCRAFVDRCGERYPGEHDAMRAAFLTSARLEYRFWEMAYTEEDWDV, from the coding sequence ATGGCGTTCAGCGACACGCTCCTCGAGGCCGGGGCGGACATCTGGGAGGCACAGCTTGAGCACCCGTTCGTCCGGGAACTCGCCGCCGGAGCGCTCGACGAGGCCGCGTTCGAACACTGGGTGAAACAGGACTACCGGTATCTGCTGGATTACGCGCGTCTGTTCGCGATCGCGGGCGTGAAAGCGCGCGACGAGGAGACGATGACGCACCTGCTCGGCGTCGCTCACCAGGTGCTCGATCACGAGATGGACCTCCACCGCGAGTTCGCCGCCGACTACGGTATCTCGCGCGAGCAACTGGAAACCGTCGAGAAGGCTCCGACGTGCGTCGCGTACACGAACTTCCTCCTGCGGACCGCCTACGAGGGATCAGTCGCAGAGATTGCGGCTGCGCTGTACCCGTGTATGCAGGGCTACCTCGACGTCGCCGAGCACATGGCCGACCTTGCCGACGAGGACCACCGGTACACCCCGTTCATCGAGATGTACACGAGCGCGGAGTTCCGCGAGGCGACCGACTGGTGTCGCGCGTTCGTCGATCGCTGCGGCGAGCGCTACCCCGGCGAGCACGACGCGATGCGGGCGGCGTTTCTCACGAGCGCCAGGCTGGAGTACCGGTTCTGGGAGATGGCCTACACCGAGGAGGACTGGGACGTCTGA
- a CDS encoding MBL fold metallo-hydrolase, whose product MRVTFLGTGSAMPTGERFQTGILVQEDGRSLLVDCGSGVLHRLQQSGVGYENVSTVLLTHHHLDHVADLLPLMKARWLAGEEHLEVVGPQGTKALVDDLLSVHEYMQDKLDLQVREVVPGEFSVAGFDVSAYETRHSLPCLAYRFDDRFTFSGDSEAFAGLANFAEGSAILAHDCSFPDDVDVSNHPTPAALGRELAGREIGRVYLTHLYPHTDDRHEEMLESIGAHYDGDVRFAEDLTTVSIE is encoded by the coding sequence ATGCGCGTCACCTTTCTCGGAACTGGCAGCGCGATGCCGACCGGCGAACGATTTCAGACCGGGATCCTGGTTCAGGAGGACGGCCGATCGCTCCTTGTCGACTGCGGCTCGGGCGTGCTCCACCGCCTCCAGCAGTCCGGCGTCGGCTACGAGAACGTCTCGACCGTCCTGCTCACGCACCACCACCTCGATCACGTCGCGGACCTGCTCCCGCTGATGAAAGCCCGGTGGCTGGCCGGCGAGGAACACCTCGAAGTCGTCGGCCCGCAGGGGACCAAGGCGCTGGTCGACGACCTCCTCTCGGTCCACGAGTACATGCAGGACAAACTCGACCTGCAGGTTCGCGAGGTCGTCCCCGGCGAGTTCTCGGTGGCGGGGTTCGACGTCTCGGCCTACGAGACGCGCCACTCGCTTCCCTGTCTCGCCTACCGGTTCGACGATCGGTTCACGTTCAGCGGCGACAGCGAGGCGTTCGCCGGCCTGGCCAACTTCGCCGAGGGCTCCGCGATCCTCGCCCACGACTGCTCGTTCCCCGACGACGTCGACGTCTCGAACCACCCGACGCCCGCCGCGCTCGGCCGGGAACTGGCCGGCCGGGAGATCGGCCGGGTCTACCTGACCCACCTCTACCCCCACACCGACGATCGCCACGAGGAGATGCTCGAGTCGATCGGAGCCCACTACGACGGCGACGTCCGGTTCGCGGAGGACCTCACGACTGTCTCGATCGAGTGA